Proteins encoded together in one Rubripirellula reticaptiva window:
- a CDS encoding galactose-1-phosphate uridylyltransferase — MFETAHEQSTAQPSPTATDLSNQHPSSESRLDPYSGNWTIFAPQRTERPDEFVDQAPTIKTDVACPFCRGNEAITPPAVWARHIPETARLFRNVTCCEEEEEPWSVRVVPNKYPAVGDLQSDSKTAFDSGAGRRDSGLFQSGCVSGGHEVIIESPRHFHSLTQLDIAEIDLVFQAYRDRIKHYRSIEGIQYINVFKNVGYDAGASLTHSHSQLVALNQIPRPVERIVERMSHHRASTGCCLRCDVIRAERKAKERMIACDETVIAYCPFASQLPMMVRVTTLEHQSHFENLDDRALESVSRMVFRVISWLEKIRPGTAYNYCLNTCPPGVNDPSDSFHWSIDIFPRMSHVAGFEWSSGCMINPVLPEAAAAMFRKCAAANSPRRR; from the coding sequence ATGTTTGAGACAGCGCATGAACAATCGACCGCTCAACCTTCGCCTACTGCCACAGACCTGTCCAATCAACATCCTTCATCGGAGTCTCGGCTAGACCCGTACTCGGGTAATTGGACGATCTTCGCTCCTCAGCGAACCGAGCGTCCCGACGAATTTGTCGATCAAGCTCCGACGATCAAGACAGACGTCGCGTGCCCATTTTGTCGAGGCAACGAAGCAATCACGCCCCCTGCAGTTTGGGCTAGACACATTCCTGAAACAGCGCGGCTGTTTCGCAATGTCACCTGCTGCGAGGAAGAGGAAGAACCCTGGTCGGTTCGAGTGGTGCCCAACAAATACCCGGCCGTGGGCGATCTGCAAAGCGATTCCAAAACAGCATTTGATTCAGGCGCGGGACGGCGTGATTCTGGCTTATTCCAAAGTGGTTGCGTGTCCGGTGGGCATGAAGTAATCATCGAATCGCCACGCCACTTTCATTCGTTAACACAGTTGGACATTGCTGAAATCGACCTGGTTTTCCAGGCGTACCGAGATCGAATCAAACATTATCGTTCGATTGAAGGCATTCAATACATCAACGTGTTCAAGAACGTCGGCTACGACGCTGGTGCTTCGCTGACCCATTCGCACAGCCAGCTTGTCGCCCTCAATCAGATTCCTCGCCCCGTCGAGAGGATCGTTGAACGCATGAGCCACCATCGCGCTTCCACCGGTTGCTGTTTGCGATGCGATGTAATTCGCGCTGAGCGAAAAGCAAAAGAACGAATGATCGCATGCGACGAGACCGTGATCGCTTATTGCCCGTTCGCCAGCCAATTGCCGATGATGGTGCGGGTCACCACCCTGGAACACCAATCGCACTTCGAAAATCTTGATGACCGAGCACTCGAGTCGGTTTCACGAATGGTGTTTCGCGTGATTTCTTGGCTTGAAAAAATTCGCCCTGGCACGGCTTACAACTATTGTCTGAACACATGCCCGCCCGGTGTGAATGATCCATCCGACTCATTCCATTGGTCGATCGATATCTTTCCACGGATGTCGCACGTGGCTGGATTTGAATGGAGCAGCGGTTGCATGATCAATCCGGTTCTTCCCGAAGCGGCCGCAGCAATGTTCCGCAAATGCGCCGCTGCCAACAGCCCCCGGCGCCGCTAG
- a CDS encoding HD-GYP domain-containing protein, translating into MPPHTTARQYREMFVTDLIPISVSTLLPTEVVGLDLFRQETESEHCKLYRAADYPLTLDDLSRLKHRGVTRLFINKASRSVYQSYLRKVATTSGPDAFPLTARVGALNEVVRDVLESAFKRDDVTETVNAAEKLGSLATELITQDEFTVSDLFQVLHHDYATFTHSANVAFYSGLLANELGYSKEDVEKITTGGLLHDLGKLEIGEHILCKPGKLNDDEFRIIRLHPTLGFKKLAHRDDLNEGQLMMAYQHHERLDGKGYPVGCVSDDIHPWAKICAVVDVFEALTSQRPYRTPMTRSKAIALLQRDSGTHFDSEVLACWKSIIQRNLAS; encoded by the coding sequence GTGCCCCCTCACACGACAGCAAGACAGTACCGCGAAATGTTCGTCACCGACTTAATCCCGATCAGTGTTTCTACACTGCTGCCGACTGAGGTAGTGGGGTTGGATCTGTTCCGACAGGAAACGGAATCAGAGCATTGCAAGTTGTACCGTGCCGCCGACTATCCGCTGACCTTGGATGACTTATCGAGGCTAAAGCACCGTGGCGTGACGCGGTTGTTCATTAACAAAGCTTCGCGTTCGGTTTACCAATCATATTTACGCAAAGTAGCGACGACTTCGGGGCCTGATGCCTTCCCGCTGACTGCTCGAGTTGGCGCACTGAACGAAGTAGTGCGTGATGTTCTGGAATCGGCTTTTAAAAGAGACGATGTGACCGAGACCGTTAACGCGGCTGAAAAACTTGGTTCTCTGGCCACAGAACTTATCACTCAAGATGAGTTTACCGTTAGCGACTTGTTCCAAGTGCTTCACCACGATTACGCGACATTCACCCACTCGGCAAACGTTGCGTTCTATTCTGGGTTGCTAGCCAATGAACTTGGCTATTCAAAAGAGGACGTCGAGAAAATCACAACCGGCGGACTTCTTCACGATTTGGGCAAGCTGGAAATTGGTGAGCACATCTTGTGCAAACCTGGCAAATTGAATGATGATGAATTTCGGATAATTCGTTTGCATCCGACATTGGGATTTAAAAAGCTGGCACATCGTGATGACCTGAATGAAGGTCAGTTGATGATGGCCTATCAGCACCACGAACGACTCGATGGCAAGGGGTATCCCGTCGGATGCGTATCCGATGACATTCACCCGTGGGCGAAAATATGTGCTGTGGTCGACGTCTTTGAAGCGCTTACCAGTCAGCGTCCGTACCGAACACCAATGACGCGTAGCAAAGCAATTGCGCTGCTGCAGCGAGATAGCGGCACCCACTTTGATTCGGAGGTACTTGCATGTTGGAAATCGATTATCCAACGCAATTTGGCGAGTTGA
- a CDS encoding DUF4956 domain-containing protein, with protein sequence MPEWLNSLPTDVDPAISTLVIRLVAAWACGWIIAMIGRGNRPPGTRDTLSLTLILMSILIAMATQIIGDNIARAFSLVGALSIVRFRTAVPETRDVAFVLAAVVVGMAVGAGQYWVSGIGLITVSLATRLFGVFNPSIDKTNTEKLASKKNTWRLNLRVGLHTVGGWEAELDRMTESYVLISAETARRGGSLELVYHCQPHEDFDASKLIASLNAVPNVESASAKSLS encoded by the coding sequence ATGCCTGAATGGCTCAATAGCTTGCCCACGGATGTTGACCCCGCGATTTCGACGCTCGTGATTCGCTTGGTCGCCGCCTGGGCTTGCGGATGGATCATCGCGATGATCGGTCGCGGAAATCGTCCTCCGGGAACTCGCGATACGCTCTCGCTGACGCTGATCCTGATGAGCATCCTGATTGCGATGGCAACTCAAATCATCGGCGACAATATCGCTCGTGCGTTTAGTCTGGTTGGTGCTCTCTCGATCGTCCGATTTCGCACGGCCGTGCCCGAAACTCGCGACGTCGCTTTCGTTCTTGCCGCGGTTGTTGTCGGCATGGCAGTTGGCGCAGGCCAATACTGGGTATCCGGCATTGGCTTGATCACGGTCTCCCTGGCAACTCGGCTCTTCGGCGTTTTCAATCCCAGTATCGACAAGACCAATACCGAAAAATTGGCGAGCAAGAAAAACACCTGGCGGCTAAATCTCAGAGTCGGTTTGCACACCGTTGGCGGCTGGGAAGCAGAACTAGATCGGATGACTGAATCCTACGTACTGATCAGTGCCGAAACGGCCCGCCGCGGTGGATCCTTAGAACTTGTCTATCATTGCCAACCGCACGAAGACTTCGACGCCAGCAAACTGATCGCTTCGCTCAACGCAGTTCCCAACGTCGAATCAGCGTCGGCAAAAAGCCTCTCGTGA
- a CDS encoding NAD-dependent epimerase/dehydratase family protein, translating to MRVIVTGSSGLIGSAAVRHWDALGDEVIGIDNDMRATFFGPDGSTRWNQSRLEAETNNFRTVSLDIRDRDGILDLFKNEKPDLIIHCAAQPSHDKAADIPFLDFEVNANGTLNLLEATRQFAPEAAFCHMSTNKVYGDAPNELPLSELETRWEYADKKDFHGIDESCRIDQTMHSLFGASKTAADVLAQEYGKYFGLKTGVFRGGCLTGASHSGVELHGFLSYLVHVAVAGKPYTIFGYKGKQVRDQIECSDVVKAFEAFAKNPRPGEVYNIGGGRDNAASVLECIALIEEIGGYKIDFKLGDDNRKGDHICYISDLRKLKRDYPEWDIRVSLKDILAQMIASEEAKFAAKA from the coding sequence ATGCGCGTGATAGTGACCGGTTCGAGTGGTTTGATTGGGTCTGCCGCGGTTCGTCACTGGGACGCATTAGGCGACGAAGTCATTGGGATCGACAATGACATGCGGGCGACATTCTTTGGTCCGGACGGCAGCACGCGATGGAACCAGTCGCGGTTGGAAGCTGAAACGAACAATTTCCGCACAGTGTCGCTGGACATTCGCGACCGAGATGGGATCCTTGATCTGTTCAAGAACGAAAAGCCGGACCTAATCATCCACTGTGCCGCCCAACCGTCGCATGACAAAGCGGCCGATATTCCGTTTCTTGATTTCGAGGTCAACGCAAACGGGACCCTGAACTTGTTGGAAGCCACTCGGCAGTTTGCGCCCGAAGCGGCGTTTTGCCATATGAGTACGAACAAGGTCTATGGCGATGCACCGAACGAGTTGCCTCTGTCGGAGTTAGAAACCCGGTGGGAATATGCCGATAAAAAGGACTTTCATGGCATCGATGAATCGTGCCGAATCGACCAAACCATGCACTCGTTGTTTGGCGCGTCGAAGACTGCTGCTGACGTGCTGGCACAAGAGTATGGTAAGTACTTTGGATTAAAGACTGGCGTTTTCCGCGGCGGTTGCTTGACCGGTGCCAGCCATAGCGGTGTCGAACTGCACGGTTTTCTTAGTTATCTGGTTCACGTTGCCGTCGCCGGCAAGCCGTACACCATCTTCGGCTATAAGGGCAAGCAGGTTCGCGACCAGATCGAATGTAGCGACGTCGTTAAGGCGTTCGAAGCATTCGCCAAAAATCCGCGACCAGGTGAGGTCTACAACATTGGTGGTGGACGCGACAATGCGGCCAGCGTTTTGGAATGTATTGCGTTAATCGAAGAAATTGGCGGTTACAAAATCGACTTTAAGCTCGGTGATGACAACCGCAAAGGCGATCACATCTGCTACATCAGTGACCTACGCAAGCTAAAACGAGACTATCCCGAATGGGACATCCGTGTGTCGCTAAAAGATATTCTGGCGCAAATGATTGCGTCAGAAGAAGCTAAATTCGCTGCTAAGGCGTAG
- a CDS encoding polyphosphate polymerase domain-containing protein, which produces MTDNQIHDKRIELKYVLDAKLSLEVRQWAREHLGVDGHCNDALGDSYDVNTLYLDTAELDIFHRSSDFGKAKHRIRRYGDDSTLWVETKRKKANVVKKNRTATSEQEVESRLTDLSDQTAWCGDWFSDRVVQRQLQPTVQVHYRRFARTSILGGESLRLTIDSQLQASPIDGWNVASTSDVANHAKRMAITSDEILELKFHNQMPHLFKELLRTFAIPATGFSKYRTAVANIPRLRFVITDVHAGILSQAMVEETADA; this is translated from the coding sequence ATGACGGACAACCAAATCCACGACAAACGCATCGAGTTGAAATACGTGCTTGATGCCAAACTCTCGCTTGAGGTTCGCCAATGGGCACGCGAACACCTTGGCGTCGATGGACACTGTAACGACGCACTTGGTGACAGCTACGACGTCAACACGCTGTATCTGGACACCGCCGAGTTGGACATTTTCCATCGATCAAGCGATTTTGGCAAAGCGAAACATCGCATCCGTCGCTACGGCGACGATTCAACGCTATGGGTCGAAACCAAACGTAAGAAAGCCAACGTGGTCAAGAAAAATCGAACGGCAACTAGCGAACAAGAAGTGGAATCTCGACTAACCGATTTGTCGGACCAAACCGCTTGGTGCGGCGATTGGTTTTCGGATCGGGTCGTCCAACGTCAACTGCAACCCACCGTTCAAGTTCACTACCGCCGTTTCGCACGCACGTCCATACTTGGTGGCGAAAGCCTGCGATTGACGATCGACAGCCAACTGCAAGCCAGTCCAATTGACGGCTGGAATGTCGCATCGACTTCGGACGTAGCGAATCATGCGAAACGAATGGCAATCACCAGCGACGAGATTTTAGAATTGAAATTTCACAACCAGATGCCGCACCTCTTCAAAGAGTTGCTGCGGACTTTTGCGATTCCCGCGACCGGCTTTTCGAAATATCGAACGGCAGTTGCAAACATCCCGCGTCTTCGATTCGTCATCACGGATGTTCACGCGGGAATCCTATCCCAGGCCATGGTCGAGGAAACGGCGGATGCCTGA
- the glgA gene encoding glycogen synthase GlgA — protein MNIVYLTTEAVPFAKTGGLADVCGALPMRVAESGNRTAVIMPAFRSIRRSGIPIQSTDISFAVPMSPQKLVGCRLLKSTLPDGETPVWFIDQPQYFDRDALYGTSLGDYGDNDERFAFFCRASIMAMARIGWPVDIVHCNDWQTGLVPAIMKADPNLPETLRDASSVLTIHNLAYQGHFPRESFAWTGLNWRHFNHDEFEFYNHLNYLKTGIISSDVITTVSSKYAEEIRTDEHGCGLDGVLESVSERVFGITNGIDETIWNPSSDPNLTTNFGVENWQFGKTQNKTALQERFGLEVNPDMPMIGLIGRLASQKGWDSIVPVIRRHLQENRPTQWIVLGSGDARYERELRELASAYPDQFALHIGFSDELAHQIEAGSDMFVMPSLYEPCGLNQLYSLRYGSVPVVTPTGGLANTVVDCTETSLGDRTATGFYIYTNDPDGVDAAIGRALEMRFHHPDGWAQIVTTGMMQDWSWTKSAKEYVQLYAETIALKVPPKRKLAK, from the coding sequence TTGAACATCGTTTATCTGACAACTGAAGCTGTGCCGTTTGCCAAGACGGGTGGACTTGCTGACGTGTGTGGCGCTCTGCCGATGCGGGTGGCCGAATCGGGCAACCGTACTGCTGTGATCATGCCCGCGTTTCGCAGTATTCGACGGTCGGGAATTCCCATCCAATCGACGGATATCAGTTTCGCCGTTCCGATGAGCCCACAGAAACTGGTCGGCTGTCGCTTGTTGAAGAGCACCCTTCCCGATGGTGAGACACCAGTTTGGTTCATCGATCAACCGCAGTACTTCGATCGCGACGCGCTTTACGGAACCTCGCTTGGCGACTATGGCGATAACGACGAACGCTTCGCATTCTTTTGCCGTGCGTCGATCATGGCCATGGCCCGGATTGGTTGGCCCGTCGACATCGTTCACTGCAACGATTGGCAAACGGGCCTGGTACCGGCAATCATGAAGGCCGATCCCAATTTACCGGAAACGCTTCGTGACGCGTCGAGCGTTTTGACGATTCACAACCTGGCTTACCAAGGGCACTTCCCTCGTGAATCGTTCGCCTGGACGGGGCTGAATTGGCGTCACTTCAATCACGACGAGTTTGAATTTTACAATCACCTGAATTATCTAAAAACAGGAATCATCAGCTCTGACGTGATCACCACCGTTAGCAGCAAATATGCCGAAGAGATCCGCACCGACGAACATGGTTGCGGACTCGACGGAGTACTTGAATCCGTGTCCGAGCGTGTCTTTGGGATCACCAATGGCATTGATGAAACGATCTGGAACCCGTCTTCGGATCCCAATTTGACGACCAACTTTGGCGTCGAGAATTGGCAGTTCGGAAAAACGCAAAACAAGACAGCACTACAAGAACGTTTCGGTCTGGAAGTCAATCCAGATATGCCGATGATTGGACTGATTGGACGATTAGCCAGCCAGAAAGGGTGGGACTCGATCGTACCGGTGATTCGCCGGCACTTGCAGGAGAACCGACCGACACAGTGGATTGTCTTGGGAAGCGGCGATGCACGCTACGAACGCGAGCTACGTGAACTTGCATCTGCCTATCCGGACCAATTCGCGCTGCACATCGGATTTAGCGATGAACTTGCGCACCAGATTGAGGCGGGCAGCGACATGTTCGTGATGCCAAGCCTTTATGAACCCTGTGGTCTGAACCAACTGTATAGTCTGCGTTATGGCAGTGTTCCCGTCGTAACGCCCACCGGTGGCTTAGCCAACACAGTCGTGGACTGCACCGAAACAAGCTTAGGTGATCGTACGGCCACTGGGTTCTATATCTATACGAACGATCCCGACGGAGTCGATGCTGCGATTGGCCGCGCGTTGGAAATGCGATTCCATCATCCGGACGGATGGGCCCAAATTGTGACCACCGGGATGATGCAGGATTGGTCTTGGACCAAGAGCGCGAAAGAATATGTTCAGCTCTACGCGGAAACGATCGCCCTTAAAGTTCCGCCAAAGCGCAAGCTCGCCAAGTAG
- a CDS encoding serine/threonine protein kinase codes for MSIGLSEFWTRLVREGILDAAGCKKLATEFAEAHQGTPPKVANELADFMVAGGHLTLFQSQCLAADPQGDLRLGAFRVRSNQPPSPMTRWIEVERIEAASGGQSADGPSVIGQRGFLLRTTSGNPWLDLHAKVVQPSLQPIEIEPIGEYLGVFSALSVGVVAHPGGLLADQLPERAKSKQAKSKQAKSKQAQSKQASEGNPRRACEYGIVLSDALSAMHAQQLIHGGVRADRVWIGIDGNPILLRDPAGPPVTGLGDTTTQWLDTAVDVSLYIAPELAATSPEASACTGASDIYSLGCLLFRIASGRFPFQADSVAETLRQHQTETPPELTEALAKGETGDPIYRVLAYALAKDPASRFLSVDQLSAALRAILPSLETESIETESIAAVEEKPAEAMPVKTSNAATPAQPESRKTTSKKSAATKIAPVKAATTNSSPQVKQPATKTKDSRSPVVASSIIRPKKPAAPKTTPSPVADEPATESAQVAAASPETLSDLPSNESSSSNQSVDEAKVGSADQVGTSSTGAVAADASDAPPAPADTSTSRTLRRRRKKTNRAPIVLTALSVVVLALFIALLVTDPTQPVAKRKQRPPIPAVIPAVSNQTIPTATKPSASDLAGQSPKTKSPAIGQAATNSRADDVAYQVVDDDGLLYAPPFPAGQAPAPLGLLPPGPAAIVSARLASILSSQTGKPILDALSPEVTELIDAVVLRSKVPVDWISRCSVGLFPGKDGHPEWSLAIELVQPQPLGELTDRWQVGASKTREGDTVYASDAMDADAFFLLASEIESGMISRYAVGPLDRISEVASIEGESIPLARSLRTLWNGTSDEADLVALVTPNFLFADGRSILNSSVPELVPSLRSVLIPNLSAMLITADADDGLVFGELRVTPNGGISEASLMRDIKDAIDAWPKWADQFVIDASPDPSWRLLASRLPTMMRFVSGQFRYGISDNVIVANTYLPASAVSQVSLATLLAANTTASAAAATTKMASAKPLTVAEMLDRKMSVSFDQESLEFAIDVIVAEFVRTLPEGSTLPPVRIIGGDLQKMGITQNQQIRGFAKTDLSLRTVLTDLVVGANPDKTATGPDDPKQALIWVVADDPANPGKQEILVTTRQAAENQFDLPVEFQPK; via the coding sequence ATGTCGATCGGACTGAGCGAATTTTGGACCCGGTTGGTGCGAGAAGGCATCTTGGATGCGGCTGGGTGTAAAAAATTGGCGACGGAATTTGCTGAGGCCCACCAGGGGACGCCGCCCAAGGTCGCCAATGAATTGGCCGATTTTATGGTTGCTGGCGGCCATTTGACCCTTTTTCAAAGCCAGTGTTTGGCCGCCGACCCACAAGGGGATTTGAGGTTGGGGGCATTCAGGGTACGGTCCAACCAACCGCCGTCACCGATGACTCGTTGGATCGAGGTCGAACGAATTGAAGCCGCAAGTGGCGGGCAGTCAGCCGATGGGCCGTCAGTGATCGGGCAACGCGGTTTTTTATTGCGAACCACATCGGGAAATCCCTGGCTGGACCTTCACGCCAAGGTCGTGCAGCCATCGCTACAGCCGATAGAGATTGAGCCGATCGGAGAATATCTGGGCGTCTTCAGTGCACTTTCTGTCGGCGTTGTCGCTCACCCCGGCGGACTGCTGGCCGATCAGTTGCCGGAACGAGCTAAATCCAAGCAAGCTAAATCCAAGCAAGCTAAATCCAAGCAAGCCCAATCCAAGCAAGCCAGCGAGGGGAATCCGCGACGTGCGTGCGAGTATGGAATCGTCTTATCGGATGCTCTGTCAGCGATGCATGCCCAGCAATTGATTCATGGCGGTGTGCGAGCAGACCGAGTTTGGATCGGTATCGATGGCAATCCGATTTTGTTGCGAGATCCGGCCGGACCGCCTGTGACTGGGTTGGGCGACACCACCACTCAGTGGTTGGACACGGCTGTGGACGTGTCGCTGTATATCGCTCCCGAGTTAGCGGCGACGTCGCCCGAGGCATCTGCTTGCACCGGAGCAAGCGACATCTACAGTCTCGGCTGCCTGTTGTTTCGAATTGCGTCAGGGCGATTTCCATTTCAAGCGGATTCAGTGGCTGAAACCCTGCGGCAACATCAGACCGAAACGCCGCCAGAATTGACCGAAGCGCTCGCCAAGGGTGAAACGGGGGATCCGATTTACCGTGTCTTGGCCTACGCATTGGCGAAAGATCCGGCGTCACGCTTCCTCAGTGTTGATCAGTTGTCGGCGGCGCTGCGAGCGATCTTGCCATCGTTGGAAACTGAATCGATCGAAACTGAATCGATTGCTGCGGTTGAAGAGAAGCCCGCCGAAGCCATGCCAGTCAAAACGTCGAACGCTGCGACGCCTGCCCAACCCGAATCGCGAAAAACGACTTCGAAAAAGTCAGCAGCCACAAAGATAGCTCCTGTAAAGGCAGCTACAACAAATTCGTCGCCGCAGGTAAAGCAGCCGGCAACGAAGACAAAGGACTCGAGATCGCCGGTGGTGGCGTCTTCGATCATTCGCCCCAAGAAACCTGCGGCGCCAAAGACGACGCCATCGCCAGTCGCAGACGAGCCTGCAACCGAATCGGCGCAGGTCGCTGCTGCTTCGCCCGAGACGCTATCGGACTTGCCGAGCAACGAATCGTCGTCAAGCAATCAGTCAGTTGATGAGGCTAAGGTCGGCAGCGCGGATCAAGTGGGGACTTCGTCAACCGGCGCAGTGGCAGCGGACGCTTCGGATGCCCCACCAGCACCCGCTGACACGTCGACTTCCCGGACACTCCGGCGACGACGCAAGAAAACGAATCGAGCTCCGATTGTATTGACGGCACTTTCCGTGGTGGTTTTGGCATTGTTCATCGCCTTGCTGGTCACCGATCCGACGCAGCCGGTCGCAAAGCGAAAGCAACGGCCACCCATTCCGGCGGTGATTCCAGCGGTTTCCAATCAGACGATCCCTACGGCAACGAAACCTTCAGCTTCGGATTTGGCGGGTCAAAGTCCTAAAACAAAATCACCCGCAATCGGTCAAGCTGCGACCAACTCACGGGCTGACGATGTCGCCTATCAAGTGGTTGACGACGATGGGTTGCTGTACGCACCGCCTTTCCCAGCAGGCCAAGCACCGGCTCCGCTGGGATTGCTACCGCCCGGTCCGGCCGCGATCGTGTCGGCTCGCTTGGCGTCGATCCTTTCGTCACAGACTGGCAAGCCCATCCTCGATGCTCTCTCGCCAGAAGTGACGGAATTGATTGACGCGGTGGTGCTTCGATCCAAGGTTCCGGTGGATTGGATCAGTCGCTGTTCGGTCGGTCTGTTCCCCGGAAAAGACGGCCATCCCGAGTGGTCGCTCGCGATCGAATTGGTGCAGCCCCAACCGCTCGGCGAGCTCACCGATCGATGGCAAGTCGGAGCATCGAAGACACGTGAGGGGGACACCGTTTATGCGAGCGATGCCATGGATGCGGATGCGTTCTTTTTGCTGGCGAGCGAGATTGAAAGTGGAATGATTTCCCGTTACGCCGTTGGGCCGCTGGACCGGATCAGTGAAGTGGCATCGATCGAAGGTGAATCGATTCCACTCGCTCGATCACTGCGAACGCTGTGGAATGGAACTAGCGATGAGGCCGACTTGGTTGCACTGGTGACGCCTAACTTCTTGTTTGCCGATGGACGATCGATTTTGAATTCATCGGTTCCCGAGTTGGTTCCGTCGCTGCGGTCAGTGTTGATTCCAAACCTGTCTGCGATGCTGATCACGGCCGATGCCGATGACGGGTTGGTCTTTGGCGAGCTGCGTGTTACGCCCAATGGCGGAATTAGCGAAGCCTCGCTGATGCGTGACATCAAGGACGCGATTGATGCTTGGCCGAAATGGGCTGATCAGTTTGTCATTGATGCGTCGCCGGATCCATCTTGGCGACTTCTGGCGTCGCGGTTACCGACGATGATGCGATTCGTCTCGGGTCAATTTCGTTATGGTATTTCTGACAACGTAATCGTTGCCAACACCTACTTGCCCGCCAGCGCGGTGTCGCAGGTGAGTCTGGCGACTCTGTTGGCAGCCAACACAACCGCATCTGCGGCCGCTGCTACAACCAAAATGGCATCAGCAAAGCCATTGACGGTTGCAGAAATGTTGGACCGAAAGATGTCGGTATCGTTTGACCAAGAATCGCTAGAATTTGCAATCGACGTGATCGTTGCCGAGTTTGTACGCACTCTACCCGAAGGGTCAACGCTGCCGCCGGTTCGGATCATTGGCGGGGATCTACAGAAAATGGGGATCACCCAGAACCAGCAAATCCGCGGCTTTGCGAAGACGGACCTTTCGTTGCGGACGGTACTGACGGACCTGGTTGTGGGGGCCAATCCGGACAAAACGGCAACCGGCCCCGATGATCCGAAGCAGGCTTTGATTTGGGTTGTGGCCGACGATCCAGCGAACCCGGGAAAGCAAGAAATCTTAGTGACGACGCGTCAAGCAGCCGAGAATCAATTTGATCTGCCGGTAGAATTTCAGCCAAAATAG